In the Salvia miltiorrhiza cultivar Shanhuang (shh) chromosome 8, IMPLAD_Smil_shh, whole genome shotgun sequence genome, TTATTAGGCAAACAACCTTTGTTTGCCATTTGCATCATCAATTCCTTAGCCTCCTCTATCTGCCCTTCTTCACAAAATGCACGGATAAGGACTGTATATGTTATGGCATTAGGCTGCATACCTTTGGACGGAAGCTCGTCGAATAGATCCTTTGCTTGTGTGACTTTATTATCATGGCATAATCCCTCAACGAGGATAGTATAAGTCACTATGCCTGGAATGATGCCTTTATCTTTCATGGTATGCAACACCGAAAATGCATCAGCAATACGATGAACTCCACACAAACCATCCAATAAGACATTGTAAGTCTTTATATTAGGAGACACTCGCAGAGCTTCCATCTCTTTGAACAGCTTCAAACCGTCTTCACATTTGCCTTCACGAAATAAGGCTTGTAGCATTATGTTATAAGAAACCACATCGCGCTCTAACCTTTGGTAGGGAATTATGAAAAAAAGACGTGAAACTTCATCGATTTGCCCCTTTATGCAATACCCGTTCATCAAGCTATTGTAGCTTATGATATTGGGCTTGATTCCTGAATTCACTGCCAACTGGAAGATGCGTCCGGCTTCGTCCATTTTTCCTTGCATACAATATCCATTTATCAATGTATTGTAAATGACAATGTTGGGTTGAACATCAATCTCCTTCATAGATACCAACATATGCTCAGCCTCTTCCACCTTTCCATCTTTGCACCAAGCATCCACAAAGATATTACACGTCACCACACTTGGACAAACCTTATTGGCAATCATCTTCTTTAAAACGTCTTCAGCCTCATCCATTCTTCTTGTCTTGTGTAATCCCTCAATTATTGAATTATATGTCACGACAGTCGGTGAAATCCCCTTATCACCCAAGGTGGAGAAGAGTTGGAGAGCATCGTCCACCTTTCCATCCTTGCATAGACCATCAATGACTGCATTGTAAGCATACGCATTGGGTTTGCagtttcccttttctttttccaataaGCAGAGCAAATCAATCGCCTCGAGACTACCTACAGCTTTGCATATCCCATTAATCATAGTACTATACGTGTGTTCATTGGGCTCGCATAATTGGAAGACCAACAGCTTCTTCAACACTTTAGCTGCCTCTGGGATCCTTCCAACCAACAATAGCCCTTTAATGAGAGTGGTAAAGGTCACCACAGTAGGCTCGAACCCAAGCTTGAAAAAATTGCCTAAGATCGCAAACCCAAAATCAGGTCTCTTCAGTCGGCAATAGCAATCGATCGCGATACTCAACGTGTAGTGATCTACAGGAGCATTTCTTTGAAGCATTTCGTCGAACAGATGAAGGGCGAGAGAGTATTGTTTCATCTTGACCACAGCACTCAGCAATTTCGTGAAATCAATAACAGAAGGAAGCGGCTCCGTTCTCATCATCTCCCGAAATAGAGCGATGGCTTCATCCGCATCACGCATAGATCCGAAATCGAATCTGGGATAGGAGGATAAGTGTCTCATTTGGCAGCTGACATTATCAAAATTGAATCTGGGTTTTACAAGAAATGATTGATAATGTGGGGAAGTGGAGGAATTGAACGAAGAATTGGAGATAATTCTTCCCAAAATCATGGCAGCGTGATTCCGCCTCATTCTCACTCTTCTTTTTAGAGGAATTTGTAGAGAGCAAAATCGAAGACGTCAGTGCAGAAGCTAGGTTAAGTTGATTTTAAAAAAGGGGGGGAATGTGTTAAATAGGCTTTGCGAAAAGCAAAATAAGAAAACAATAGAATAGGTAAACAGTAAACTGGACTTTATTAAACAGAAATAttgtttttacttttaatttttaaatacttTGTTGGTGATGAATTAATCAGTATAGATATTGAATTAAGTGCTACTTAAGCTAAGCAACTTATGCCAAAACTATAAATATTGTACAATCAACTATTTATGTCCTatctaattcaaaaaaaaaaaaaattatgtcctATGTTTTCTAGTTTCTACACTGATTCGTGTATCAGTCTTTCTAactttattttatcaaaaataagtTGTACCTTCCTTGTGTTAAAATTGTAGTATCATTGTGCTTTCATTTCTTAAAATCAGTGTATATATTTTCATCTTTGCTGAAAAATGAGAATTGTTGGTAAAAAAATCAGGGTGTGGATTAGAATTAGATTTTGTGCTAACAAACCATGATTTGTTGAGCTCTTTCTCTATCTCAATCacatctactccctccgtcccacgaagcatgacacagttttcttttttgatctgtcccacgaagcatgacatgttcttaaaaatgataaaaattttaccttttattcacattttcactttttcacctaacacacaaaataccaatttcttaattcccgtgccgaaaagaactgtgTCATGTTTCATGGAACGGAGGAGTAATAGATATTCTTGCTTTAAgctttctttaaatttcttGCATGCGAGCTCTTGCCTTGTTATTCCTcatcaaaaattcaaattcaatcaaACACAAGAGAAGAATAAACATAGTGAAGAATTTTTGTCAGAATCGCTCCAAATTACATATATCGTGTGCTCGAAGTGAAATATAATATTGAAATATATAGATCTCACGATATTATTAAAAGAATAATAGAGCGTTACTTATACCAATTTGTCAAATAATGAAAGAAACAAAACACaacattattgaaaaaaaaggtaaaataTTGTGATTATTTTCGAATTTCGAGCACAAACTGGATAGAAACGGCAAGATTTACGAGCACATGATAATCTGGCCTTCAATCTATCGCATCAGATTATATGGCATTTTAATTGTCGTgtgtaaataaaattattaagtaaaTTGAATCAAAACTTTAATACAAAATATAAGTttagtattaattttgaaaaaaattaaagtttaatAACCAATTTAACACAAGTACTAGTACCCCCTCCAAAGTGTACTCgttttcttttgggcacggagattaaaaaaacttattttttagtagaaaagtggtatggtccacaccaattaagtacactttttttacttaaaatagaaaacgagcctattagagtgagacgtcccaaaaatgaaaacgagcctattagagtgagacggagggagtatactcATGATCTTCCACGAGATCCCCTAGATCAAAGTTATGTGACTATGTCCAGCACATCATAACTttaaaagatactccctccgtccatgaaagaacttcctaggagggagtggcacgggttttaataaaatactccatccgtccacgaaatgagtacccatttgtggacgacacaagttttaagaaatgtatgaagtgtagtgtgaatagtttaagggtcccactttttgagtgtattaattaaatagatgtgtggggtacacttgccaaaaagggaaatgtgtactcatttcgtggacggacgaaaaaggaaatatgggtactcatttcgtggacggagggagtattgtatagtgtattgagagtggagaaaaggttgtaaagtgtattgggaattgtgaaaaagtattaataatttattgtgttgttttaattaatgttatttgagtggtgaGAATTGTCTttggtggggtattgtcccaaaataggaaaaagtaggaagttctttcgtggacgtcccgaaatagaaaaataggaagttctttcgtggacggagggagtatattataaaaATGGCTAGCAGAAAATGCATAAAAAAGTGACTCCATAAGCAAACATGCGcaatttataatatttcaaacaaaaaaataatgattttgCAGGGATTTCATAATTGAGATATAATCAGAGCTTTCAGCCACTGCACTTAACAGTGAACAAATATGAACAATAGGAGAGATGATATCTATACTAACTTTCTGAGGAATAGATGCTTAACATTAAACATCAAGGTCATTAGGTTAAATACGACGGGCAAAATCTACGTGTAAGTAGCGATAAGCCTCAAAGCTTAACGTTGAACTAGCTTAGCTAGTCCTTCATTCATAAACCGAAATTGCAGGCTTGAACGTACTCGTTTTCATAGTCGACGTACTTGGTCCAGAGAGGCCGGAATTGGGTGATGGCGATGTCAAGCCATGGCTTCATGTTCCCATTGAAGTGAATGACTGCAGCATTGTTGATCTCGTCCACGCTTATGCTGGGATTGTATCCGAGACCCAAAACATGCCATGTTTTGTCAAGTGGCTTTGTGGTTGAGTAGTAAGTGATGAGACCTGGAGGCAATGTGCCTAGTTTCCACAATGTTCGATTTTCATTCTGCAAGAGATAACATAGATATAAGTATGACTGAATAACTAAGTTGCATAAAGGAGAAACGACGAGACATGGTGTTTCTAAACGTGTGTCCTCACCAGATTCTGCCAGTAATGGTATTCCTCAGTGCACTTCTCCCTCCTCCAAGCATCCAAGTCGAAGAAGTTCATACCATAAGCCCACGCGCATGCCTTGGGACTAAACTTGGCTTTGATCAGAGGGTGGGAGAAGTTCATGTATTGTGCATAGCGATGGaatgatccaaaacacgtctcCACAGCACCGTTCACCTTTCCGTCCATATCAATCTTCCAGAGCCCAGTTAAGTCTCTTTGGACGACTATGTCATCGTCCAAGAACAAAATCTTGTGTAGCTTTGGGTACATTTCCGGCAAATAGAACCTAAGATGGTTCAGGATGGATAGATACTTCGGATTCCTGAACTTCATATTGGTTGTATCCTTTGTCGCATTCTCAAGCTTATTCTCGAAGTAGAACTGCTGTAATTTAGAGGACTCGAGCTGTTTTAGCACCGGCACGTAAGAAGAGTTGAGAAATTTATAATCCTCCACAGCCTTCACCTCAATATGGGCACCGCTGTAGTCCTTAATCTTAAACATCACCTGCATAGCCCCGAGATTCATTTTGTCCGTCACCACATGGAAAACATGCTTCCATGGTTCCTTCGTGTTTTTCACAGCCGAGTTTACCACAACAGAAGCAGCAATCACATTGTCGGAGAAAATAGCATAATGGTAAAGCTTTGGGTCATCAAACTCTGGCTTAGGAGGATTCGCCTCGTCTGTATACTTCTCATGATGAGCAATTCTCTCTTCCATCAACCTCAAAGCCAAGCAGTGCAAGCTCTTGGGAATTGATTTGGCAGCAATCAAGCTTGAAAAGGCACCTTGCTTTTTAGCTTTTGTCAACTGTTCATTCAAAGCAAAGATGGTATCTTTCAACTTGTGAATCTTCAACTGATTATCAAACGATTCTTTTGCCTCAGCAATAACTTGCCTCGTCAGCTTGATCCGCTCCTTCACCTCCTTCTCAAATCGCCTCAACACCAATTCATCAATCGAATTTGCATCCGAATCAAACAATGATCGGTACACAGGTTTCGAGATCAGATCAGTATAATTCCGTGAAAGATCAGCAAAAATCCTAACCACCTTCGAGTTTTCAAGCTTCAGCTTGCGTGCATAAGAGGCATAGGCTAATGCTAAAGCTCTGTGATCATCTGCTTGTTTATGGATCTGATCCAATCTCGGCTTCAACGGATCCGATTTCAATGCCAAAATTGATCTCCGAAGAGATGCCGATTTGGATCCATAAGAACTAAACGAAGAACCCTAAAATTAAACATGGCAAAATGCACAAAATCTACGATCAGTAAACTTCCAAAGTAAAGCAATATCAAGCTGAATGACTTGATAAATCTAAGTCAAACGTGTGAAATTAAACTGAAACAATCACATCAAAAGCTAGAAAAATTAACACAAAGGCAGCATTAATTGTACGAAAATGACGAAAAAAAAAGCAATTCGGCATTATCGCAGCAACCATAAATGCATCTAGTCATACAGAAACGGAACCATAAACCCCTACAAAAAAAATCCACGCTTACCGCTTATAAACCAAAacctaataaaaaaatatcaaaattaaagccaaaaaaggaaggaaaacaaagaaacagtAAAAATCAACAACAAATAAACTTACGAATCCGAGATCGGCGGGAGAGGAGGAGGAAGTGAGCATAAACGACACCGTAAGGAGAAGCGAAACCGCGACGGTCACAAAACCGGCGAAGTATCTGAGCCCGAGCATAGAGCTTCGAAATGCGCGCCCGGGACCCCGATCCGAACCCGCATTCCGTTGGATCCGGCCCGAATTGGAGGCCATTGCTTCTCTGCAACTCCGTGGGAGTgagtgcgtgtgtgtgtgtgtgtgttatttAGTGGCAGTGGGAGTCTTTGAGAATTTTCAGATTTGGAGGAAAAAAAAGTAGAGTAGTAATTATATGGTGCGGCGGGGTGTATTGGAAGATTTGGAACTGCACGCTTCGCGAGTGTTGTACAGTGCGAAGGGTATAACTTTTGTCCTCAACGTACAAGTATTACTACGGGGAGACGCGGTTGATGACGGTGGGGAGGTGGGGCCCGGCAAGCGAGGTGTGCCGGCAATTTGTTGTCGGTGATTAATTGATTGTCAAAGTAGTTTAGATTAATCTCGCGCAAATAGTGGATAACCTGATGTTGATTTACTtgattactccctccgtccacgaaatgagtacccatatttcctttttcgtccgtccacgaaatgagtacccatttccctttttggcaagtataccccacacatctctttaattaatacactcaaaaagtgggacccttaaactattcatactacactccatacatttcttaaaacccgtgccgtccacaaatgggtactcatttcgtggacggagggagtatttagtaAAGAGTGTAATTAATGGGATGTTTATGAGATACTCCCTCCCTCCACCAAAAATATatcactttactttcggcacgggttttaataaaatgtgagtgaagttgatagtggagtaagggtcccactttaaatgtgagtggaatggtgtggaccatactactaaaaatggatgtggcatattttttgtggacggacgtaaaaagaaattgtggcatatttttggtgttcaccattttttcttccttattttcaattcaaggagggataatattatcacatcaaataaggaagaaaaaatggtgaacttctcttttgtataaaatgtgggataagaaatgagacatttaaagacataaatttttgttatccctctttttcccatccatcaaagtgaacgcacccttagggcctgtttgatagaGAATTATAGAAATGAAGGTATTAATTATATAGAGATAACTAATCCATGTTTTGTGAGTttaattaagtaaattattGTTTGATGGCCACCAAATAATGTATGTATAACTGGAATTAGATGTTTGATAGATTCTGCTAAAATAATTTAACAGACATATTAAATGCTGAAATTACCTGAATGCCCTCTACTATTACAACAAATGACAAAATTTATCCTAGCATAAttggggaaaaaaaaagaaaaaaagtactGGTAGAACACGTAACACCCCACCCCTCACCCCTTTTGTTGTGCAGACACCTGCCCCCCACCCACACACACCACCCCTTTCTCCTTTTGTTGTGCAGACACCTCCCCCCTCTACCCCAACCCTTTCTTCCTCAGCCAATTTACGCCTCCCCCATCTTTGTCTGCAAAAAAAATATTCGCAGCCTTCCTCCCTCCAACGGCGCCATGCCCCACCCTCAAATTCATGTCTCCCGTCGCCCCCAACCCAAAATAAAATCGCGTCCCGTCTCCCTGTCGCCGTCGCGAGCAGCTCTTATCTCCTCCCGGTAAGCTTCCACCGCCCCTTTCAGATTTGTATCAAAAGCAAACAAATCTGGCGAAAGAGAAAGCATTGAGAACAAAATCTTTGCATGCCCAAAAACAATTTCGCAGATCTTACATTCAAGGGGATTCGACTGAAGAACTCATCTTCGCTGTGTACCGATTTTGAACTAACTTCAGGGAGAAAATTGGAAACACAAAACCTAATCTCAATCACTGTTCAAAGTGAGAAAACCGATCCGATGGGGTGGGGCGGATGTATTTTCTAAATGCTACAGTGTTTTGGTGCGGGCTTCACCTCTTTTGCGGGCCTGGAAGATTATTGAGATAGCCTATCAAACACTTAGAAATGGTGAGAAATATTATCTATCTCACATAATAAACCCTATCAAACACACccttatagtattatttaaaatattatagtgtcatttacaatcttatagtgtcaagtacatgaagtgtcatttatatttatgaatagtatcatttatacacaatgtcatttataatgtgataatgtcatttatacgcagtgtcatttatataacagaATATTGCCAATTacaggcagtgtcatttgtacaatcgaatagtgtcatttacacaattTGAGTCAGGATACAGATCAGGATCTGGGTACGGGTCAATTCAGGTATACCCAAGACCATCTCATTTCAATATAAGTATAATTTCGATGTGATTGTAGCATTTTGACGCTGAaaagtttaaaataattataattaaatactccatccgtcccattattgaagacacactttccttattggggtgtcccaataataaagacacacttccaaataaggaaataattagggcttaaGATACTTGCACTTTAATTATGGTATAAATTAGTACAAACCCTAATCTCCCTCATTTCTCTTCATTCCCAGCCGCCCACCTCCTTCCCCTTCTCGACGGAgtcgccggcgacgagccacTACCACAGCCGATCACCCCTCGTCGTCGCCTTCTGGAATCGTTGAGCACCTCTCACCACGACCACCGTCCTTCCGGTAAACACCCTTCGCCATCGCCCTCTGTCACCCAGATCCGCCAAACCACCACCGCCCTAAGCCGCCGAACCACCACCACGCAGTTCCGTCCTCTCTTACCTCTCGCCACGACCATCGTTCTTCCTCTGGAACTGCAGCAATTTCCAACCTCAGATCTCCACTGCCACAACCGCCACCCTCCTCTCCAACCTCAGATCTTCCCTGCCGCAAATGTCGCCCACCTCTCCAACCTCAGATCTCCACTGCCGCAACCGCGGCCCTCCTCTCTAATCCCAGATCTCCACCGCTGCAACCGTCATTTCCAGTGGCGCCGCCTAAAAACCCCTAGCACCAATTTTCAGAAATCGTCCTATCTCCATATCTCCACCACCATCTCCAAATTTTTGGGGTTCGATTTTTGAGATGAGAAGGGAAGAAGAAGGAATTTTCTTGGTTCGATTTCTGAGTTGAGATGAGaagggaagaagagagaagtttATAGGTTTGATTTCTGGGAAAAGTGGTGGTCGGCGGCGATTCCGCCGAGGAGCtttgaaggagaagcagagagagagagttgaataATTAGATAGGAAttaaataagtttaattaaACACAATACATCACTTTAATTCTCTAATTTACCtcaccttaatctccgtgcccaaatgaagtgtgtcttcattattgggacggagggagtaatttctTAGAattcatgacatacaaaaaataatcAGAATTGAGACTATAATTGAAATCCATTCAAAGTTAatgttataaaatataattaactatTTTTGAAGGATATGCATGCTTTTGTCACGTTCTGCAATTGGTTATTGATTAGTTTATAGTTTCACAAAGATCTAAACCCGATATATAATCCGAATAAAGCCCAAATTAGATCAATAGCTGTAGCCCAACTAAGTCGGGCTTCATAAAATAAGCCCAATGGGCCGAAAATCAACAATTTCGGCCCGTATAAGATATCCTCCGCCTCCCCGTTACACTTCGGCAGCTCACATTGCTGATTTTCGCCGCCGTGAGCCACCGTCAACCGCTCCTCTCCGCCCTCATTTTCCCCCTCACCCGTCCGTGCTCAGCTCACATGGCTTCGGACGACAAAATTGCAGATCAAATAAACCCCAATTCTCCATCATCTTCAACCTCAAATTTATCTTCATCGAATCCGGACCACTGGAAACAGCGCATTCTGATCCCCACTGTGCTCGCAGGTTTTGTactttctttttccttgtttattaattttttgctGAATTTTTTTGCTGAGGATCGCTGTCTGATTTTTGAGATTTTTTCATGTGCAAAAATTAGGGATTGCTGGTGGAGCTGTAGGATTGGTATCAAAACACAGAAAAGTTCACGGCCTTTCAGCGATTTCAGCGACATATGCTTCGAATTTTGCTATCATTACCGGCTGTTACTGCGGTAAAATTACTCTTTTGCTGATTGGCACTGCATTTGATTTGATTGTGGGAATGTGTTTGATGTATGCCCTAAGTTGTGGATCATATAGCTTTTCCATCTCAGTTATGATGTGGATGTATGTTCTTTGTGTTTGGCAATCACGAAATTTCTGTCTCGTGTAATGATCAAACATATTTGCAGTGTGGATTTTCTTCCATCGCTGTTGAGTTGATGAAGAAAATCCAATCATTATTTGGTTAGCTAAAAATCCATCTTTATTTAGTTGATGAAGAGAATTGGATGCATTCGCGGGATTTTTGGTTTGATCCTTGATAGTCTGAAGCGAAGATCTAAGTTATAATCTTATTACTCTTTGTTTGGATTATAATATCACTATCTCTGTTGTGATGTTCAAAGACTTAGTTGAGTATCAGCTCTCGTTTTATATAGAATTGCTATACATGTCTTGTTGGCAATAAAGCTTGCTTTTTTTATCCCTGTAGTTTATAAATTGAACATCCAACACAATTACCCTTTGTGTAGTTCTTTGTCTTTGCTCGCCCCACCTCAAAGCATATTAGGTAGTTAGTTCTTTTTTGTTTGACTAATTTGTTTTATCTTCCGTGGATTGGGTAATCAAGTGAAGTGGCTAGTAAACAGCCGGAACGTGGAGTGGTATTGCACTCTTCTAAATTTTTTTATGGACAGAGAGATTTCTCAGCACTTAGCATCTACTCAATCAGCAACCTCATTATCATTATGAAATAAGTAGAATGAATGATGGTAACTGCAATCCATGTGTATGTGCTTTCTTTTGAGAGAGATACACTTAGATAAGCTCAAAATGGCTGAGATATGCCTTCCCTAATATCTATTACTCAAGTGTATTATTGCAGTAGTGTAATAAATGATTTGTGGTAGGAAATATTTTATTGATATATCCAGCCAACAAATTTTCTTCATTTCTATGGGATGTGGGGGTTGTACTGCAGAATATATATTGATCTCCCAGAGTTACAGGTGCGCGTGAATTTGTAAGGGCGAGTAG is a window encoding:
- the LOC130999537 gene encoding putative pentatricopeptide repeat-containing protein At1g12700, mitochondrial, with the translated sequence MRRNHAAMILGRIISNSSFNSSTSPHYQSFLVKPRFNFDNVSCQMRHLSSYPRFDFGSMRDADEAIALFREMMRTEPLPSVIDFTKLLSAVVKMKQYSLALHLFDEMLQRNAPVDHYTLSIAIDCYCRLKRPDFGFAILGNFFKLGFEPTVVTFTTLIKGLLLVGRIPEAAKVLKKLLVFQLCEPNEHTYSTMINGICKAVGSLEAIDLLCLLEKEKGNCKPNAYAYNAVIDGLCKDGKVDDALQLFSTLGDKGISPTVVTYNSIIEGLHKTRRMDEAEDVLKKMIANKVCPSVVTCNIFVDAWCKDGKVEEAEHMLVSMKEIDVQPNIVIYNTLINGYCMQGKMDEAGRIFQLAVNSGIKPNIISYNSLMNGYCIKGQIDEVSRLFFIIPYQRLERDVVSYNIMLQALFREGKCEDGLKLFKEMEALRVSPNIKTYNVLLDGLCGVHRIADAFSVLHTMKDKGIIPGIVTYTILVEGLCHDNKVTQAKDLFDELPSKGMQPNAITYTVLIRAFCEEGQIEEAKELMMQMANKGCLPNNVTYNVFLRGLLKRNKTRDAIPLLEEMDARGFTLDETTFSMLIEPVVREGRDSVLFDKVKKLVPKDLFSK
- the LOC130999540 gene encoding galacturonosyltransferase 8-like, which codes for MASNSGRIQRNAGSDRGPGRAFRSSMLGLRYFAGFVTVAVSLLLTVSFMLTSSSSPADLGFGSSFSSYGSKSASLRRSILALKSDPLKPRLDQIHKQADDHRALALAYASYARKLKLENSKVVRIFADLSRNYTDLISKPVYRSLFDSDANSIDELVLRRFEKEVKERIKLTRQVIAEAKESFDNQLKIHKLKDTIFALNEQLTKAKKQGAFSSLIAAKSIPKSLHCLALRLMEERIAHHEKYTDEANPPKPEFDDPKLYHYAIFSDNVIAASVVVNSAVKNTKEPWKHVFHVVTDKMNLGAMQVMFKIKDYSGAHIEVKAVEDYKFLNSSYVPVLKQLESSKLQQFYFENKLENATKDTTNMKFRNPKYLSILNHLRFYLPEMYPKLHKILFLDDDIVVQRDLTGLWKIDMDGKVNGAVETCFGSFHRYAQYMNFSHPLIKAKFSPKACAWAYGMNFFDLDAWRREKCTEEYHYWQNLNENRTLWKLGTLPPGLITYYSTTKPLDKTWHVLGLGYNPSISVDEINNAAVIHFNGNMKPWLDIAITQFRPLWTKYVDYENEYVQACNFGL